The following is a genomic window from Plasmodium relictum strain SGS1 genome assembly, contig: PRELSG_00_v1_84, whole genome shotgun sequence.
gaaatatataaaaagcaTATACCGTTCAAGGGATAAATCAATGGATTCTATTCGTGAATCTGGTGATGTATTTAGAATTTCATCCaaaatattttgtaattCAACAAGGTCTTCATGTTCTACGTTTTTTGTACCTATTAGACTTGTGTTACAAGACTCTTTTTCAGTATGAATATTTGAGTGTtcactaaaaataaaacacattacatatacataaaaactttagttaaaatgaaaaattaagttaaaatatctaaaaaaatatatacttttcaAAGAATGAATAGAAAGGTTCTATTAGTGAATCTATTAATGTACTTTGTACTTCAtccataatattttttataccaTTTGATTCACTTTTCTCTAAATTATTCATTGTGTCAACTAAGCTCATGTTAAAAGGATCATCTTCATCATCAGTAGCTAAATTATTTCTAAAAtagacaaaaaaatatatacaagaataaaatattgaattaatataaaaatggtacatgtgaaaatattttaaagagaATATACTGTTTCGTAAGGAAATTAATAGATGTGTTTACTAAGTCAAGAGTTTCATCTTGTTCTATATTTGTTGTATAAATCGAATTTCTTATACCAGGAAACATTTCTCTTGTATAATTATTTGAACTTattctataaataaaaattttatatacatatgtaatattaaattaaaataagtgctttttcaaatgaaaatatcCAAAATTATATACTTTTCTGAAAATAAATCTAAATTATCATTCTGTTGTTCTTGTGAAATACAAATATTAATCAATATAAAGTATTGCaaggaataaaaaaaaaaattagtatataacatttttttcatatatatgatacttattttttattaaaattaaaaaaaagaaaaagaaaacataTTATTGATATAGTAAAACTCAATTACACTTCTAATGTAATACACATTATGCTTTAATTTaactttaaataaatatatatatcttttcattttatattcatggaattgaaaaaatattagtacAACGAATTTTATgtgttaaattattataataagaTAAATGATTAGActtttattcaaaaaatatcaaaatattATGTTTTCCTATTAAACTTAggcataaatatttttatatatcgaATTAAGCTTatgttattatatttttcaattaattACTTTGATTCTCATACTTAAAAACATGTTTAAGcatttgaataaaaattaatttcccatttttatttattaatacacTTATTTTTAAGTGATAAATTGTAATAagtttaataaatcatatagttaaaataaaaaacaattatataaataatatttaaagttCTCTTTTGctttttccttattttattatataaaaacctATATACTAAGCAAAATAtaatccatttttttttttttcatagatACTAGCATaatcttaaaaaattatttactttatatttttcaaaagatttactaaaatatttttactaattttGATTTTCTAAATGTTATCCAAAttacaaattttattttatctaaataaaaggtaaaatgaataaaataatgaagcCTTTTCaactaatttatataaataatataaattatttacattgcaatcatataatttaaaaattggTGACTTTTCATTTGTTCAAAAAATGCATGTAATCATAACTTGCTTAAAACACAGTAATGtagttaaaaaatatatggcATTTGTTAGGCATAAGCATGcataacatatatattattaataaagaaatatcattatttgaaaataaatgagttatttaaaaaatttaattattgaGTCATCAATTGACTACTTAATGACTTTGATATAGTATTGAGCAAactaattaataaagagcataaAGAATAGTCTCCACTAATTTTAATTgtactaaaaatatatttatgctacaagtaaaatatatacatatagcTTACATAACCGAGCATTTAATGTTTTGGAGTATCcactttaataaaaatttatccttatttttattgaaaatttaaacTCATGTTAAAACTATTGattgtatataaaataattttttaaataaaataacaaaattatattagAGTTACTAacattcttttaaaaaacacaaaaaaattaaatattaataaaaataaaatcctTTCTGGTTTCTTTCAaactttaaatttaatttttcacgATTTCAAAAATTAACTTGATTGGCAAAATTTAATtgcccaaaaaaaaaattttttttttttaaattaaattaaatataattaaaatcagcttacaacaaaaaaaaaaaagaattttttttttatgtacataatgtataaaaaaaattattatttttttatttttttttttattgtatatatgATTCATTAATTACTAGTTCAATGGCTTTACTAGAAACTGAACTaacatattaataaatagcATATAGAAATGTCTCTAttgattttaattattataaaaatattttatgctATTAATACATAAAGTTATATGTATAGTTTACATAGCTgagaaattattattatggaagcatttatttactttaatataaatacacttttatttttactaaaaatttaaattctcatcaaaattattgattacggaaaataattaattaaaataaataaataaatttatagttattaaaagtattttagaaaaaaaagtaaaaattatatattaataaaaataaaatcctttttatttttcttttaaatttcgaatttaatttttttttatttaaaaattaactcaatttgacaaaaaaaattttacaaaaatatttccattaaaaatatcttattttatattaaaaaagatataataataattatctctttttttttttaaatgaataaaagtaaatttaacaaaattaacaagtgatttattaatttgctATTCTAATGATTTATTGAATCATtgaataaacaaattaataaatagtaagtataaatatttatactaAATTGAGTTTTATTActcttaatatatattactaaAACTTTAATAGTTAATTAaagtttattaatatttaatgttTATATCTCGCACAATATATGTTTAACATAtattactaatttttttataaactaGAAGATTAATCTCTttctaaaaagaaaaaaaaaattactctcttaaaaaataatttttcttttttaatattttattgcaTGCAAAAAATACCTTTGGAATTTAAAGACAGACATTGTTACCATAAAGATTTTATCTTGTACATTATCCACCATTGAATAAGTATTTATGTGAAATCTATAATAATTACtcttaaaattataagaatagtcataaaaagaaaaataaacagttaatatatatatatatatataaactatCTTTAATTTGAGATATACAAAAGTTTTTAGAACAATTAATCTTTTTAAgtattttatgtttatttattACTTTGAAAAACATCATTGagtattggttaataaaaaaattgttattaaccttttgtaagGCAAAATGAGCTATGAGTCATGAAAAAGTAAGTTAGCTATGCTCTAACgctaattaaaaaaaaaaatatatatatatatgtcgGTTGATGTTTGTTCGAATTAAAAGAGAGAATTAGTTTTTACTTacataaaaacttaagatatgaaaaagtataaCGTTTATGTTGTATtcgatgtatatatatattgaaataGTATTGAATAAATCACAGTTTTAACTTTTGTTATATGTTAACAAATTGTAggtgtttttaattaaaagaatatactaattctttataaataaaaaataatttataacagttTAACATGCATGTTAAACTATGTAGcataatttaattcaaattaaatattatggaTCATAAGAAGgtattgtatatataaaaaaaaataagtatatatatatatatataaacgtatatttagttataca
Proteins encoded in this region:
- a CDS encoding fam-j protein, whose protein sequence is MLYTNFFFYSLQYFILINICISQEQQNDNLDLFSEKISSNNYTREMFPGIRNSIYTTNIEQDETLDLVNTSINFLTKQNNLATDDEDDPFNMSLVDTMNNLEKSESNGIKNIMDEVQSTLIDSLIEPFYSFFENEHSNIHTEKESCNTSLIGTKNVEHEDLVELQNILDEILNTSPDSRIESIDLSLERDYSTIQTEKESYRISLMGTKNVEHEDLVELQNILDEILNTSPDSREKSIDLSLEQDYSTIQTEKESYRISLMGTKNVEHEDLVELQNILDEILNTSPDSREESIDLSLEQDYSTIQTEKESYRISLMGTKNVEHEDLVELQNILDEILNTSPDSRE